Genomic window (uncultured Hyphomonas sp.):
ACGAAAACGAGCAGCACCACTGCCAGCAAAACGCCGCCCAGCACCATGGCGCGGCGCGCCGGTGTGTCAGCATTCTGAGGGGGCTGGACGGTGTCATTCATGCGCCCAGCGTTTGATCCGACAGCGCCGCTGCGTCAAGCAGCAACGATCCACAAAACTGGTGTCCGGATTATGGCAATCGGCCGCCTGGTTTATTCCTGCGCACCCATCAGGGCCTTGTGCCGCGTGACCAGTTCATAAAGGACAACGGCAAGGCCGTGACCGGCCGTGCCGACGGTCCACCAGATCATCGCCCACATCATGACATGGCTTCCGGTGCCGATATTGATGCCGGTGAAAAGCACCATGCCAAACAGGTAGCTTGCAAGACTGATCCAGAAGGACAAGCGCAGCGCTGCCCCTTTGCGGGCAACCTTCTGCCGTGACTGGGCCCGGGCCTCCGACTGCGCGTCTACCGTCAGCGCCATGACATCGACATCGAAGGCAGCCGCCAGCGCCTTGAGCGTTTCGCCTGAGGCTTTTTCGCCCTGCTCGACCCTCTGAATGGTCCTGAGACCGATTCCGGCCAGGTCTGCCAGGTGCTCCTGCGACCAGTGACGTTCCTCGCGCCAGCGTTTGATTTTGGCGGCATCGGCATAAAATTGCATGATCAACTCCATTAGCAAGCTTCGTTTCCGTCCACCAGAAAGAGCCCGAAATTCACTTTCCCGCCACGCCGAGTGGACGTCATCAGGCCGCCAGCTGCCCGCCACGCCCCCGCCACCCCCCGGAATCAGGCCGATATCCCAGCCATTCGGTTATTTACCGGGGTTTGACCACAGCAAATGGATGATCAGAGGCGCAGCGCCACCCGGCTGCGGTCCGGAACGAAGCCCAATGCGACCACGGCGCCGAAAGCGGCAAGGATCATGTAGATCGCCGGCGCCGTGTTCAGCCCGCTCACCGCGATCAGGCTTGAAGCGATCAGCGGCGTCAGCCCGCCGATCACGCCCAGGCCGACATTGAACGCGACCGAATAACCTGACAGCCGGTCTCTCGCTGGAAACATCTCGACAAACAGGGCGGGCCCTGACCCAAGCGGGACAGCCAACAGCGAAAAGACAACGAGGTGGGCGACCAGTATGGAGGCAAGCGATCCGCCGGAAGCGAGCATCCATTCATGCAGCGGCCACCCGGCGAGCCCGAGCACAAGCATGGCGATGGCAATCAAGGTCCGGCGCGGCAGCCATGTGTCTCCGACAATCGCAAACAAGGGCATCAGGGGAATTACCAGAAACGTCATGGCGGTATTGATCGCCAGGGCACCGCCGCGGTCCATCAGCCCCTGCGCCGACAGCCATTCGGGCAGGTAAACGAATCCGATATAATAGCACGCACCGTAACAGCCTGCGAAGGCAACGGCCAGGAGCGTCTCCCGCCGATTGGTCGTAAACGCCTGCAACAGCGGTGAGCTGTCAGTACGGTTTTCATGGTGCGCCTGAAAATGCCGGGAGTCCCCGGCATTGCGGCGGATCCAGATGGCGAGAACGCCCAGCAGGGAGCCGCCCAGGAATGGCAGGCGCCATGCCCATGACGCGACTGTGTCTGCATCGAACAGGTTTGTCGTCAGGGCGGCCGCGCCGACCCCGAGCAGCGATCCGGTCATCGATCCGATATTGGCCCAGCTGCCGGTCAGCCCGCGTTTGTCCGGCGGAGCGGTCTCAACGAGATAGGTGGCCGAGGACGAAAACTCCCCGCCGACCGACAGGCCTTGCAAGAGGCGAACGGCGACGAGCAGCGCGGGCGCCAGGATCCCCGCGGTCGCATAGGTTGGCAGCATACCCAGGAACAGCGTCGGCAAGGCCATGAGCACGACCGAGATCTGCATTGCCCGGGCCGGGCCATAGGTATCCCCGAACCAGCCAAACAGCGCCGCGCCGATCGGGCGCATCAGGAAACCTGCCGCAAAGATCCCATAGGTCGCGATCAATCCGGCAACCGGGTCTTCCGATGGAAAAAAGACAGGCGCAATGACGCCGGCAAGGTAGCCATAGAGGGCGAAGTCATACCATTCGATGACGTTGCCGATGAAGCCAGCAATGACCCTGTGTCGGAAACTTGTCGGTGTCGGCTCGCTCATCGCCTGCCTGTCATAGGGGGCGTGCGGCCTGGCGACAATTCCCGCTCACTGCGTGCGGGAACGTGTCTCAGGCTTTCCTGCGACGTTTCACTGCCTGCTCGGTGGCCGGGGACATCGGCGCCATCAGGCCGGCGGTGATCATGTCGATCAGGGTTTCGACCTGAAGTTCGAAATCGGGTGAGGCGCCCGCCTGCTCCGCTTCGAACGCAGCGAGGCAGTTCACGCACTGGTCGCTCGCTGCCAGCAGCCGCGTGCGAATGACCTCTTCCGGCAGATGGGTCATCAGCTGCTTCAGCCGGTCGGCCGCAAGGAACCAGCCGGTCATCAGATCTGCCGGAGCGAGCTGGATCACCAGTTGTTTTTCCCGCGTCGCCCGCGCCATGAACTGGACATAGTGATTGCCCTCCTCTCTCGGCCGCAGCTCCTCGGCCAGCGGCCAGACCCAGGTGCTGACCAGCGCGCGGGCTTCCTCAGTCCCGCCGGTCGGGCGGACCTCCTCCAGCAGGGCCAGACGCTTCGGGTTCACATAGCGCATCCGGTTTTCGAAAACGGCTTCCACCAGCTGGTCGCGCGATCCGAAATGGTACTGGATGGCGGAGGCGTTCTTCTGTTTCGCCGCCTCGCTGATCTGGCGGAATGACGCGCCGTGCAGGCCGTATTCGGCGAAGAGAGCCTCTGCCGCCTCGATGATTGCCGTCCGGCCGTTCCTTGTCTCGCTCTGCCGGGTCAATTCCGCGCGTTCCTTGCCTGCCATTTCGGGTCGTCGCCTCTCTATGCCGCGATCCCGGTCATTATGACAGTTGCCCAATTAATGCATATGCATTAAATGGGGCCTCACAACAGAGGAGAGGCGGCCACGCGCACGTCTCCACACGACGGAAACCCAGGCGAAACAGACGAGGACCCAACACGATGCCAGACCATACTTTCACACTCGCAGACGCGCTCTGGGTCTATCTGGCGACGCTGATCATCTTCCTTCTCGAGGCCGTGACCGGCCGGCTGCGCACCTATACAAGGCGCGACTTCGGCCTGACGATGCTGACCTTCCTGACAAATTCGGCCACGACGCGGCCCCTGATGGCGCTGGCCGTCGGCTACGTGGCGACATGGCTGGTCCCTCAAGGCGCGGGCTTCGCCGCTTCCGTCCCGGTCTGGCAGGCGGCGCTGATCGTCTTCTTCTCCGTGGAGTTCGCCTTTTACTGGATCCACCGCTGGGGCCATGTCGGCCAGAAGAAAGGCCACAAGCTGGCCTGGCTGTGGAAGATCCACCGCACGCACCATTCCGCGACAACCATGAATTCGTCCATCGTGCAGCGCCAGAACATCTTCTGGGCCGTGTTCACGCCACACATCTGGATGATTGCGCTCTTCATCTATGCCGGCATGGAACCAGGGGTCGCGATCTACATGGTCGTCTTCTACCTGTGGAACACGTTCACCCACATGCACTGGCGCACAGACGCCAGCCTGCTGACGAATCCCGCCTTCCGCGCCCTGTCGCATATCTTCATCATGCCGACCATGCACCACGCCCATCACGGCTATGGGAAGAACGGCAAGATGTACTGCAATTACGGCCTTTGCCTCTCCGTCTTCGACTGGATGTTCGGCACGCTCTTCCTGCCAGACGACCAGCCGTCCCGCTACGGCGTGCCGGGCGAACAGGCCCACTGGGCCGAAGAAGCCTTCTACCCGCTGAACCTGTTCGGCAAGCACCGGGAAAAACAGTCCGCTTCCTCCCAGCCAGCCTACAGCGCCGCGACCGAAGGGGACCTTCCGTAAGCGGCATGAAAGGCGGTTTCCTCGCGGCACGGCTTGACGCCGGGCCGCAGGACGTCGTCTGCTTCCCGAAAAGAAAAGGGAGGACTTCATGGCCGACGGAGCACAAACCGCATTTCCGGGCTTCAAGCGCGATACGCTGGACGACGAGATCGTCCATCCGGACCTTTATGCCAGCTGGGAGATCCACGACGTCTATACAAAGCTGAGGCGCGAAGACCCGGTGCACTGGACCCAGCCGGACGGCTTCCGCCCCTTCTGGTCGATCACCAAACATGCCGATATCCTGGAAGTGGAGAAGAACAACAAGGTCTTCATCAATCAGGAGCGCACCTATCTGAGCCCGAAGGCCGGTGAAGAGTGGATCAAGGCGACGACCGGCGACACCCACCTCTTCCGCACGCTGGTCGACCTCGACGACCCGGTCCACATGAAGCTGCGCGCCCTGACCCAGTCCTGGTTCATGCCGCCGAATTTGCGCAAGCTGGAAACCCGCATCGCCGCCCTCGCAAAGGAACATGTCGACCACATGGCCAGCCTCGGCGGCCAGTGCGACTTCGTGAAGGAGGTCGCCCTCTGGTATCCGCTGCGCGTGATCATGGAGATCCTCGGCGTACCCCGGTCGGACGAGCAGTTCATGCTGAAGATGACCCAGGAAATCTTCGGCCCCGGCGACCCGGATGTTGCCGGCGAAAGCGACAACAAGGCCGAAGACGGGCAGACCGTCACCAGCGACCAGGGCGTGGACCTGCTGAAGACCGCGCAGGAACTGTTCCAGTATTTTGGCGCCATCACCGAAGACCGCCGCGCCAATCCGCGCGACGATGTCTCCACCGTCATCGC
Coding sequences:
- a CDS encoding TetR family transcriptional regulator, with the protein product MAGKERAELTRQSETRNGRTAIIEAAEALFAEYGLHGASFRQISEAAKQKNASAIQYHFGSRDQLVEAVFENRMRYVNPKRLALLEEVRPTGGTEEARALVSTWVWPLAEELRPREEGNHYVQFMARATREKQLVIQLAPADLMTGWFLAADRLKQLMTHLPEEVIRTRLLAASDQCVNCLAAFEAEQAGASPDFELQVETLIDMITAGLMAPMSPATEQAVKRRRKA
- a CDS encoding cytochrome P450, with the protein product MADGAQTAFPGFKRDTLDDEIVHPDLYASWEIHDVYTKLRREDPVHWTQPDGFRPFWSITKHADILEVEKNNKVFINQERTYLSPKAGEEWIKATTGDTHLFRTLVDLDDPVHMKLRALTQSWFMPPNLRKLETRIAALAKEHVDHMASLGGQCDFVKEVALWYPLRVIMEILGVPRSDEQFMLKMTQEIFGPGDPDVAGESDNKAEDGQTVTSDQGVDLLKTAQELFQYFGAITEDRRANPRDDVSTVIANGQIDGQPIGEREAMSYYIIVATAGHDTTSSTVSGGMLELIRRPDQLAKLKNDLSLLPNAIEEMIRWTTPVKHFMRTATEDYTLRDKTIKKGDGLALFYWSGNRDEEVFDDPFEFRVDRDVKKQVAFGYGVHVCLGMHLARMEIKALLNELLPRLESIELAGEPQSTRANFVSGLKSLPVKYKLS
- a CDS encoding MFS transporter, coding for MSEPTPTSFRHRVIAGFIGNVIEWYDFALYGYLAGVIAPVFFPSEDPVAGLIATYGIFAAGFLMRPIGAALFGWFGDTYGPARAMQISVVLMALPTLFLGMLPTYATAGILAPALLVAVRLLQGLSVGGEFSSSATYLVETAPPDKRGLTGSWANIGSMTGSLLGVGAAALTTNLFDADTVASWAWRLPFLGGSLLGVLAIWIRRNAGDSRHFQAHHENRTDSSPLLQAFTTNRRETLLAVAFAGCYGACYYIGFVYLPEWLSAQGLMDRGGALAINTAMTFLVIPLMPLFAIVGDTWLPRRTLIAIAMLVLGLAGWPLHEWMLASGGSLASILVAHLVVFSLLAVPLGSGPALFVEMFPARDRLSGYSVAFNVGLGVIGGLTPLIASSLIAVSGLNTAPAIYMILAAFGAVVALGFVPDRSRVALRL
- a CDS encoding sterol desaturase family protein, translating into MPDHTFTLADALWVYLATLIIFLLEAVTGRLRTYTRRDFGLTMLTFLTNSATTRPLMALAVGYVATWLVPQGAGFAASVPVWQAALIVFFSVEFAFYWIHRWGHVGQKKGHKLAWLWKIHRTHHSATTMNSSIVQRQNIFWAVFTPHIWMIALFIYAGMEPGVAIYMVVFYLWNTFTHMHWRTDASLLTNPAFRALSHIFIMPTMHHAHHGYGKNGKMYCNYGLCLSVFDWMFGTLFLPDDQPSRYGVPGEQAHWAEEAFYPLNLFGKHREKQSASSQPAYSAATEGDLP
- a CDS encoding helix-turn-helix transcriptional regulator, yielding MQFYADAAKIKRWREERHWSQEHLADLAGIGLRTIQRVEQGEKASGETLKALAAAFDVDVMALTVDAQSEARAQSRQKVARKGAALRLSFWISLASYLFGMVLFTGINIGTGSHVMMWAMIWWTVGTAGHGLAVVLYELVTRHKALMGAQE